The following proteins are co-located in the Nocardia bhagyanarayanae genome:
- the zwf gene encoding glucose-6-phosphate dehydrogenase yields MAGTATTSAVWKNPLRDERDKRVPRIAGPCSMVIFGVTGDLSRKKLMPAIYDLANRGLLPPGFALVGFARRDYADEDFAAVVLDAVKAHARTPFRQEVWDHLAEGIRFVQGTFDDDAAFAKLADTLGRLDKERGTGGNHAFYLSIPPNMFPVVLDQLSEHKLAQPTTTDIAGRKPWRRVVIEKPFGHDLDSAVELNALVNRVFPEETVFRIDHYLGKETVQNILALRFANQLFDPIWNANYVDHVQITMAEDIGLGGRAGYYDGIGAARDVIQNHLLQLLALTAMEEPISFEPKQLQTEKIKVLSATKLVEPLEETTARGQYSEGWQGGEHVVGLLDEEGFDPQSKTETYAAITLEVDTRRWAGVPFYLRTGKRLGRRVTEIAVVFKRAPHLPFDQTMTEELGQNALVIRVQPDEGITMRFGSKVPGSGMEVRDVNMDFSYGEAFTESSPEAYERLILDVLLGVPSLFPVNAEVELSWRILDPVLERWAADGTPDPYPAGTWGPASADEMLERTGREWRRP; encoded by the coding sequence ATGGCAGGCACGGCCACAACGTCGGCAGTCTGGAAGAACCCACTCCGCGACGAGCGGGACAAGCGGGTGCCGCGGATCGCGGGACCCTGCAGCATGGTCATCTTCGGTGTCACCGGTGACCTGTCCCGCAAGAAACTGATGCCCGCCATCTACGACCTGGCGAACCGGGGGCTGCTGCCCCCGGGTTTCGCGCTGGTCGGTTTCGCGCGGCGCGACTACGCGGACGAGGACTTCGCCGCGGTCGTGCTCGACGCGGTGAAGGCGCACGCCCGCACGCCCTTCCGCCAGGAGGTCTGGGACCACCTGGCGGAGGGAATCCGGTTCGTGCAGGGCACCTTCGACGACGACGCCGCCTTCGCCAAGCTCGCCGACACCCTCGGCAGGCTGGACAAGGAGCGCGGCACCGGCGGCAATCACGCCTTCTACCTGTCGATTCCGCCGAACATGTTCCCGGTGGTGCTCGACCAACTCTCCGAGCACAAGCTCGCGCAGCCGACCACCACCGACATCGCCGGGCGCAAGCCGTGGCGGCGGGTGGTGATCGAGAAGCCGTTCGGGCACGACCTGGACAGTGCCGTCGAGCTCAACGCGCTGGTCAACCGGGTGTTCCCGGAGGAGACGGTGTTCCGCATCGATCACTATCTCGGCAAGGAGACGGTGCAGAACATCCTGGCGCTGCGCTTCGCCAACCAGCTGTTCGACCCGATCTGGAACGCCAACTACGTCGACCACGTCCAGATCACCATGGCCGAGGACATCGGCCTCGGCGGCCGCGCGGGCTACTACGACGGCATCGGCGCGGCCCGCGACGTCATCCAGAACCATCTGCTGCAACTGCTCGCGCTCACCGCCATGGAGGAGCCGATCAGCTTCGAGCCCAAGCAGTTGCAGACCGAGAAGATCAAGGTGCTCTCGGCGACCAAACTGGTGGAGCCGCTGGAGGAGACCACGGCGCGCGGGCAGTACTCGGAGGGCTGGCAGGGCGGCGAGCACGTCGTCGGCCTGCTCGACGAGGAGGGTTTCGACCCGCAGTCCAAGACCGAGACCTACGCGGCGATCACCCTCGAGGTCGACACCCGGCGCTGGGCGGGCGTGCCGTTCTACCTGCGCACCGGAAAGCGCTTGGGCCGCAGGGTGACCGAGATCGCGGTGGTCTTCAAGCGGGCGCCGCACCTGCCCTTCGATCAGACCATGACCGAGGAACTGGGTCAAAATGCACTCGTGATCCGTGTGCAGCCGGACGAGGGCATCACCATGCGCTTCGGCTCGAAGGTGCCGGGCTCGGGCATGGAAGTGCGCGACGTCAACATGGATTTCAGTTACGGCGAGGCGTTCACCGAGTCCTCCCCCGAGGCCTACGAACGCCTGATCCTCGACGTGCTGCTCGGGGTGCCGTCGCTGTTCCCGGTGAACGCGGAGGTCGAATTGTCCTGGCGCATCCTGGATCCGGTGCTCGAGCGGTGGGCGGCGGACGGCACACCCGATCCGTATCCCGCGGGCACGTGGGGTCCGGCCTCGGCCGACGAGATGCTCGAGCGCACCGGCCGGGAATGGCGGCGCCCGTGA
- the pgl gene encoding 6-phosphogluconolactonase — MSETPSDTVEVHPDADTLVAAAAARFVQVVTAAQAERGSASVVLTGGGTGIAMLEQVRKSPGDIDWSRLDIFWGDERFVPAGDPERNELQARQALLDHVPVDHARVHPVATSDGEYPDPVEAAAEYSAAVHAHLAEHGAFDVHLLGMGPDAHINSLFPGTDAVREEHELVVAVTNSPKPPPVRVTLTLPAVRRSRHVMLVVAGAGKAEAVAAAVGGAEPIDIPAAGAAGQESTTWLLDREAASALR, encoded by the coding sequence ATGAGTGAGACTCCCAGCGACACCGTAGAGGTCCACCCAGACGCCGACACGCTCGTCGCCGCGGCGGCCGCCCGCTTCGTGCAGGTGGTGACGGCCGCGCAGGCCGAGCGCGGCTCCGCGTCGGTGGTGCTGACCGGTGGCGGCACCGGCATCGCGATGCTCGAGCAGGTGCGCAAGTCGCCCGGCGACATCGACTGGTCGCGGCTCGACATCTTCTGGGGGGACGAGCGTTTCGTTCCCGCGGGTGATCCCGAGCGCAACGAGTTGCAGGCCAGGCAGGCGCTGCTCGACCATGTGCCGGTCGATCACGCCAGGGTGCACCCGGTGGCGACGTCCGACGGCGAGTACCCCGATCCGGTCGAGGCCGCGGCCGAGTACTCGGCGGCGGTGCACGCCCACCTCGCCGAGCACGGCGCGTTCGACGTGCACCTGCTCGGCATGGGCCCCGACGCGCACATCAACTCGCTGTTCCCGGGCACCGACGCGGTGCGCGAGGAGCACGAACTCGTTGTCGCCGTGACGAATTCCCCCAAGCCGCCGCCGGTCCGCGTCACGCTGACGCTGCCCGCCGTGCGGCGCTCGCGGCACGTGATGCTGGTCGTCGCCGGGGCCGGCAAGGCCGAAGCGGTCGCCGCGGCGGTCGGCGGCGCCGAGCCGATCGACATTCCCGCCGCGGGCGCGGCCGGGCAGGAATCCACCACGTGGTTACTGGATAGAGAAGCCGCGAGCGCGCTGCGCTGA
- the opcA gene encoding glucose-6-phosphate dehydrogenase assembly protein OpcA, with product MIIDMPDTTTGAVTKRLVQLRESNGVITMGRVLTLVVCTLDSSEAEDAIDAANDASREHPCRVVVLARGDREAETKLDAQIRVGGDAGAAEVIVLRLQGELVSHESSVVIPFLLPDTPVVAWWPRGAPEFPSKDSVGRLATRRITDATFAADPQATIKKRRGSYASGDTDLAWSRITYWRALLAASLDEPPFEPVESVTVSGLRDEPALDMLAGWLAARLGCPVRRRTGALRVEVNRPSVSMAIERPQTGRTATLTRTGDPDQRIALARRETRDCLAEELRRLDADEIYHEALAGIEKVTYE from the coding sequence GTGATCATCGACATGCCCGACACCACGACCGGCGCGGTCACCAAGCGCCTGGTGCAGCTGCGCGAGAGCAACGGCGTCATCACCATGGGCCGGGTGCTCACCCTGGTGGTGTGCACGCTGGACAGCTCCGAAGCCGAGGACGCCATCGACGCGGCCAACGACGCCAGCCGCGAACACCCTTGTCGCGTGGTGGTTCTCGCGCGCGGCGACCGCGAGGCCGAGACCAAGCTCGACGCCCAGATCCGGGTGGGCGGTGACGCGGGCGCGGCCGAGGTGATCGTGTTGCGTCTGCAGGGCGAGCTGGTGAGCCACGAGAGCAGCGTCGTCATCCCGTTCCTGCTGCCCGACACCCCGGTGGTGGCGTGGTGGCCGCGGGGCGCGCCGGAGTTCCCGTCCAAGGACTCGGTGGGACGACTGGCGACCCGGCGCATCACCGACGCCACTTTCGCCGCCGACCCGCAGGCGACGATCAAGAAGCGGCGCGGCTCCTACGCCTCGGGCGACACCGACCTGGCGTGGAGCCGGATCACCTACTGGCGGGCGCTGCTCGCCGCCTCGCTGGACGAGCCGCCCTTCGAACCGGTCGAGTCGGTGACCGTGTCGGGGCTGCGCGACGAGCCCGCGCTGGACATGCTCGCCGGCTGGCTGGCCGCCCGGCTGGGCTGCCCGGTGCGCAGGCGCACGGGCGCCCTGCGGGTGGAGGTGAACCGACCGTCGGTGTCCATGGCCATCGAACGCCCGCAGACCGGGCGCACCGCGACGCTCACCCGCACCGGTGATCCCGATCAGCGAATCGCCTTGGCGCGGCGGGAGACTCGCGACTGCCTCGCCGAGGAACTGCGTCGGCTCGACGCCGACGAGATCTATCACGAAGCCCTCGCCGGAATCGAGAAGGTGACCTATGAGTGA